AAGGGTTTCATGTGGGTCAAGTATAGGAGGAGGCGCGGCCAGATTTCGCCGCATCTCCCGCATCCTCCCCGAGTCCCGGCCGCACAGCACAGCCCGCCGTGCAGCAAAACTGTAAGAGGGGGCTGCGTAGAGTCGGGGGCATGAGCGTCTTGCAGGCCTTACTCGGTGTCATGGTGAAGGCGGGGGCCAGTGACATTCACCTCCGGGTCGGGAGTCCCCCCGCCGCCCGCGTGAACGGCGACATGGTGCGCTTCGGCGAGGACCGGCTGCTGCCCGACCACGTCGAGGGGTTCGCCCGCGAGATGATGACGCGCCCCGGCCTGTGGGAAGAATTCCTCGCGCGCCGAGACAGCGACTTCGCCTACGGCGTGTCCGGCCTCGCCCGCTTCCGGGTCAATGCCTACTACCAGCGCGGCACCATCGGCCTGATCATGCGCGTGATCGAGGAAAAGCCGATTCCCAGCTTCGCGGAACTGGGCCTGCCCCAGGCCACCTTCGAGGCGCTGGGCGCACACGAACGCGGGCTGGTGCTGGTGACTGGCCCCACCGGGTCGGGCAAGACCACCACCCTGGCCTCACTGATCAACCACATCAACACGACCAGCCCGGTGAACATCGTCACCCTGGAAGACCCCATCGAGATCCTGCACCGCGACAAGCAGGCCATGATATCCCAGCGCGAACTGGGCAGCGACACCCTGAGTTTCGCGGCGGGGCTGCGCGCCTCCATGCGCCAGGACCCCGACGTGATCCTGATCGGCGAGATGCGCGACAAGGAAACGGTGGAAGCCGCCCTCTCCGCCGCCCAGACCGGCCACCTGGTCTTCAGCACGCTGCACACGCTCGACGCCATCCGCACCGTGAACCGCATCATCGACTTCTTCGCACCGCACGAACGCGACCAGATTCGCCTGGGCCTCTCGGAGAGCCTGGTGGGCGTGGTCAGCCAGCGCCTGCTGCCGCGCAAGGGCGGGGGCCGGGTGCTGGGCATGGAAATCCTGCTGGGCACCCCCACCGTCCGCGAGTGCATCAAGGACGCCGACCGCACCGAGGAAATCAAGCAGGCCCTGCAAGAAGGCGGCCTGCACGGCATGCACACCTTCGACCAGCACCTCGCCGAGCTGGTCAAGGAAGACCTGATGACCGAGGAGGACGCCCTGCAATCGGCCACCAGCCCCCATGAACTCAAGCTCTCGCTGATGCGCCACCAGTTCGCGTAGAAGCGGAGCAGGGACAGGACAGAGGGAAGGCGGGCCGGAAGGTCCGTTTTTTTTCCTGCTGCGGGCTGCCACAGAAGAGGAGAGGGCCAGCTACGCCCTCTCCTCTTCCGTCACGCCTGCATTCCCCGCCCCTTGTTCATCCACGCGGGCGGCTTGGGCGCGAAGCGGCTCAGAATCGTGCCCTGGTCGTAGGCGAGGTAGGCGTCGGCCCAGGGGAAGGTCTGGTTCAGCGCCCGGATGGCGTCACTGCTTCCCATGTTGTGGTCGAGCTGGTAGACCACGAACTGCTCGGGGGTTTCCAGGCGCAGGTAGGTGGGCATGGACCCGGCGTGTTCGTCCAGCACGCTCTGGAACTCGCCCACCGCGTCGGGCGTGGCCGTTTCCAGGTCGATGGTCACGTACATGACCTTGGGCACCTCGCCCAGTTGCTCGACGCTGACGACTTCCTCCGCGATGGCGCGCAGACCGCCATCTTCCGATTCCAGTTCCACGATCACCAGGGCAGGCGTGTCGTTGACCAGCTTCTCGTGGATACGGTCGTAGGCGCGTGAAAAGGCCACCAGCTCGGTCTGCCCCGACTCGTCCGCGAGGATGAAGCGGGCCATCATGCCGCCGGACTTGGTG
The genomic region above belongs to Deinococcus carri and contains:
- a CDS encoding PilT/PilU family type 4a pilus ATPase → MSVLQALLGVMVKAGASDIHLRVGSPPAARVNGDMVRFGEDRLLPDHVEGFAREMMTRPGLWEEFLARRDSDFAYGVSGLARFRVNAYYQRGTIGLIMRVIEEKPIPSFAELGLPQATFEALGAHERGLVLVTGPTGSGKTTTLASLINHINTTSPVNIVTLEDPIEILHRDKQAMISQRELGSDTLSFAAGLRASMRQDPDVILIGEMRDKETVEAALSAAQTGHLVFSTLHTLDAIRTVNRIIDFFAPHERDQIRLGLSESLVGVVSQRLLPRKGGGRVLGMEILLGTPTVRECIKDADRTEEIKQALQEGGLHGMHTFDQHLAELVKEDLMTEEDALQSATSPHELKLSLMRHQFA